Proteins encoded in a region of the Novibacillus thermophilus genome:
- a CDS encoding response regulator transcription factor — translation MSSQSILVVDDEPRARQGLTKTLEHWAKGKFRILSAAGGKEAIDVVERQAVHLLITDIRMPEMTGLTLLETLKRQDDYPAAIVISAYPQFEYAQEALRLGVLNYLLKPVSKYKLIEAVEEALKEKEKQMRAVLMEKVIDDKLMDVKVEDGKIRSSIKEAMRYVEEHYDQDVSLKRVARHVHLNASYFSVLFKEETDMTFREYVTRIRLQHAKELLVSTDMPVTEIAESVGYNTAKYFIKLFKQYEGVTPRAYRRRAFDT, via the coding sequence ATGAGCTCACAGAGCATTCTGGTCGTGGATGACGAACCGAGGGCGAGGCAAGGTTTAACGAAGACGTTGGAGCATTGGGCCAAGGGAAAATTCCGCATTTTAAGTGCTGCCGGCGGTAAAGAAGCGATTGACGTCGTCGAGCGCCAGGCCGTGCATCTATTAATTACCGACATCCGGATGCCGGAAATGACCGGATTGACGTTACTGGAAACGTTAAAGCGGCAGGACGATTATCCCGCGGCCATCGTCATTTCAGCTTACCCACAATTCGAATACGCGCAGGAAGCCCTTCGCCTCGGCGTTCTGAACTATTTGTTGAAACCCGTCAGCAAGTACAAGTTGATTGAGGCGGTGGAAGAGGCTCTCAAGGAGAAAGAGAAACAAATGAGAGCGGTCCTGATGGAGAAGGTGATCGACGATAAACTGATGGACGTCAAGGTCGAAGACGGCAAAATCCGGTCGTCCATCAAGGAGGCGATGCGTTACGTCGAGGAGCACTACGACCAAGACGTCAGTTTGAAACGGGTGGCGAGGCACGTCCACTTGAACGCCAGTTATTTCAGCGTGCTGTTTAAGGAAGAGACGGACATGACTTTTCGCGAGTACGTGACGAGAATTCGGCTGCAACACGCCAAGGAACTGCTCGTGTCGACGGACATGCCGGTGACGGAAATCGCAGAATCCGTCGGCTACAACACGGCGAAGTACTTTATCAAACTGTTCAAACAGTATGAAGGGGTTACCCCCCGTGCGTACCGGAGACGGGCGTTTGACACGTGA
- a CDS encoding extracellular solute-binding protein: MYKKTLSFGIMLVLVVSLFLAGCGAGENAGESADSEASSEPGEEAKTMKLMHLWPAGSSKQHNEIVSNIIEEYEAEHPNVSIETEILENEQYKEKLKVLSASNELPDVGMTWAAGFLEPYVDGNMFAPLDDVVENIGQDQFVPGTTEAYAVDGTTYGLPLELNITPVYYNKKIFEEYDLDVPETYDQLKDVIQTLADNGVTPVTLGNKDRWTGSMWYMYLADRIGGPETITNAINRTISFEDPALIEAAEEIQNLVDMGAFVKGFNGLSNDEAKGYFLNEQAAMYLMATWELPNFTTNEDVPQEFRDSVGFFKFPIVEGGKGDIDSYVGGPGVGLFVAENSPVKEEAKDFVSFFVEKWGEQSVTKAGVIPATKVDTSNTDLPQMYIDILNELNNATNITLYADVQMSPSAAQVHLDMIQSLFGKETTPEDFAKVQEQALDEEQ, encoded by the coding sequence ATGTATAAAAAAACGTTATCATTCGGCATTATGCTTGTACTCGTCGTGTCACTCTTTCTTGCAGGATGTGGCGCTGGGGAAAATGCCGGTGAATCGGCCGACAGTGAAGCGAGCAGCGAACCTGGCGAAGAGGCTAAAACGATGAAACTGATGCATCTGTGGCCGGCGGGGAGTTCGAAACAGCACAACGAAATCGTGAGTAACATCATTGAGGAATACGAAGCGGAGCACCCGAATGTCAGCATTGAGACAGAGATCCTGGAGAACGAACAGTACAAAGAAAAACTGAAAGTGCTGTCAGCTTCCAATGAACTGCCGGATGTCGGCATGACGTGGGCGGCCGGCTTTCTGGAACCGTACGTGGACGGTAACATGTTCGCGCCGTTAGACGATGTCGTTGAAAACATCGGCCAAGACCAGTTTGTACCGGGAACGACGGAAGCTTACGCGGTGGACGGTACGACATACGGTCTTCCCCTCGAGTTGAACATCACCCCCGTTTACTACAACAAGAAAATTTTTGAGGAGTACGACCTCGATGTGCCGGAAACGTACGATCAGTTAAAAGACGTGATTCAAACGCTCGCCGACAACGGTGTGACGCCCGTCACGTTGGGCAACAAAGACCGTTGGACCGGTTCCATGTGGTACATGTATTTAGCTGACCGCATCGGTGGGCCGGAAACGATCACGAACGCCATCAACCGCACGATTTCTTTCGAAGACCCCGCTCTCATCGAAGCGGCAGAAGAGATCCAAAACCTCGTGGACATGGGTGCCTTCGTGAAAGGTTTCAACGGTTTGTCCAACGATGAGGCAAAAGGATATTTCTTGAACGAACAGGCGGCCATGTACTTAATGGCGACGTGGGAGCTACCGAACTTTACGACAAATGAGGATGTCCCCCAAGAGTTTAGAGACTCCGTCGGATTTTTTAAATTCCCAATCGTGGAAGGAGGAAAAGGCGACATCGACAGCTATGTCGGGGGACCTGGAGTCGGGCTGTTCGTTGCTGAAAATTCACCGGTAAAAGAAGAGGCGAAGGACTTTGTCTCCTTCTTCGTCGAGAAGTGGGGCGAGCAATCGGTGACGAAAGCCGGAGTCATACCGGCTACAAAAGTGGACACGTCCAACACAGACCTGCCGCAAATGTACATTGACATCTTGAACGAGCTCAACAATGCCACAAACATTACGCTGTATGCCGATGTTCAGATGAGCCCGAGCGCGGCGCAAGTGCACTTGGACATGATACAGTCGCTGTTCGGAAAAGAGACGACACCGGAAGACTTTGCAAAAGTTCAAGAGCAAGCCCTTGACGAAGAACAGTAA
- a CDS encoding carbohydrate ABC transporter permease has product MNKVMSNKLVIALYVLPSLILVLALIYVPIVLTGYYGLMEWDGIGEMTFVGLENYAQLMQDDKFWDSTLHSFLLALFSTISLAGYLVISLVLSGNIKGADFLRKVYLIPMLLSSVAIAQLWIKIYDPNNGMINSFLTMMGVENTPTWLADPDIVLYAIFVPIIWQYAGFYIIIYYAALKGIPPSLIEAARIDGANPLQVAFKIKIPLIAGVIKVTVVLAVVGSLKYFDLIYVMTGGGPNGASEVMASYMYREAFTSFRFGYGSAIGFCLLLICLVVTWVIRKLTVTDEDIQY; this is encoded by the coding sequence ATGAACAAAGTCATGTCGAATAAACTGGTCATTGCCTTGTACGTTCTGCCTTCGCTTATTCTCGTACTCGCCCTGATTTACGTCCCCATTGTCTTAACGGGGTATTACGGCTTAATGGAGTGGGACGGCATCGGCGAGATGACGTTCGTCGGGCTGGAAAACTACGCCCAGTTAATGCAAGATGACAAGTTTTGGGACAGTACGTTGCACTCGTTTTTACTCGCTCTGTTTTCCACCATCAGTTTGGCGGGCTACTTAGTCATTTCCCTCGTGTTGTCCGGAAATATCAAAGGGGCCGATTTCCTTCGGAAAGTTTACTTGATTCCGATGCTGCTGTCATCGGTCGCCATCGCCCAGCTTTGGATTAAAATTTACGACCCGAACAACGGCATGATCAACAGCTTCCTTACGATGATGGGGGTAGAGAATACACCGACGTGGTTGGCCGACCCGGACATCGTGCTGTACGCCATATTTGTTCCCATCATCTGGCAGTACGCCGGGTTTTACATCATCATTTACTACGCCGCGTTGAAGGGGATTCCCCCATCGCTCATCGAAGCGGCGAGAATTGACGGAGCCAATCCGCTGCAGGTGGCCTTTAAAATCAAAATTCCCCTCATTGCAGGAGTCATTAAAGTGACGGTCGTCCTGGCTGTCGTCGGGTCATTGAAATACTTCGATTTAATTTACGTCATGACCGGCGGTGGACCGAACGGCGCCAGTGAAGTCATGGCGTCGTACATGTACCGAGAAGCGTTTACCAGTTTTCGTTTCGGTTACGGCAGTGCCATCGGATTTTGCCTGCTGTTGATTTGCCTCGTCGTGACCTGGGTCATTCGCAAGCTGACCGTTACGGACGAAGACATTCAGTATTAA
- a CDS encoding carbohydrate ABC transporter permease, with the protein MKRIGYGILYTVLAIVAVFQVYPLVWLFFFSLKDNREIFGMSPFALPTDPKWENYVKVWTEGNISLYFFNSVWITAVAVVLTVILASFVTFAITRMRWKLSKFVLGLFMVGLMIPIHSTLIPLFSFFLKLNLIDHPLSIILSYTAFNLPITIMILLGFYYTLPREVEEAAVMDGCSVHRIFFRITLPMTTPVMVTTAIINMIYNWNEFVFINTFISSDQYKTLTVGIQNFVGQYLTDWGAIGATLVISIVPILVAFFILSNRIVEGLAEGALKG; encoded by the coding sequence GTGAAACGCATAGGATACGGCATTTTGTACACCGTTTTAGCTATTGTGGCAGTTTTTCAAGTTTACCCCCTCGTCTGGCTGTTTTTTTTCTCTTTGAAGGACAACCGAGAAATTTTTGGCATGTCCCCGTTCGCTCTGCCAACGGATCCGAAGTGGGAAAATTACGTGAAAGTGTGGACGGAAGGGAATATCAGCCTCTACTTTTTCAACAGTGTGTGGATTACGGCGGTCGCCGTCGTTCTGACGGTGATACTGGCGAGTTTTGTCACGTTTGCGATCACTCGCATGCGGTGGAAGCTGAGCAAATTCGTGCTCGGCTTGTTCATGGTCGGGCTCATGATTCCCATTCACTCGACCTTGATCCCGTTGTTCAGTTTTTTTCTCAAACTGAATCTCATCGACCACCCGCTGTCCATTATTTTGTCGTACACGGCGTTTAACCTTCCCATTACGATCATGATTTTGCTGGGGTTTTACTACACGCTGCCGCGGGAAGTGGAAGAGGCAGCCGTGATGGACGGCTGCTCCGTTCACCGCATCTTTTTTCGCATTACGCTTCCGATGACGACACCTGTTATGGTGACGACTGCCATTATCAACATGATTTACAACTGGAATGAATTCGTGTTTATCAACACGTTTATCAGTTCGGACCAGTATAAGACGTTGACGGTCGGGATTCAAAACTTTGTCGGACAGTACTTGACAGACTGGGGCGCCATCGGTGCAACCCTCGTCATCAGCATCGTCCCGATATTGGTCGCCTTTTTCATTTTGAGTAACCGGATCGTAGAAGGTCTCGCCGAAGGCGCCTTGAAAGGGTAA
- a CDS encoding ROK family transcriptional regulator: MDKTHTTGDLKLVRKLNKSIVFNFIKDHGPVSRAEIAKQTSLNKATVSSLVEELIHENFVREIGTGKSSGGRRPVLLLFNGDAGSVIGVDLGVHYISILLTNLNCEVLWSKETAISPELTPDEIIDTLVSLIQQAVQLAPQTRHGILGIGVGVPGIVDYKNGSVLLAPNLNWRRTPLKRILEEHTKLPVYLDNEANMAALGEKMFGAGNGYDHMAYISSGIGIGVGLILNDELYRGAVGYAGEMGHMTIERNGLKCPCGNRGCWEMYASEKAFYMRMKEDYRLSDVSRTSFYDYVNEANRGNDRVIANLNETGEYLGIGVANIVNTFNPNLVVIGNTLAAGGKWIFNPIEKTLATRALHFSTEHVKVVRSQLGDRACAIGSVSSILQNLFAVSDRPSPLP, encoded by the coding sequence ATGGATAAGACACATACGACAGGTGACCTCAAACTCGTCAGGAAACTGAACAAATCGATTGTTTTCAACTTCATTAAAGATCACGGCCCTGTGTCGCGGGCGGAAATTGCCAAGCAAACGTCGTTGAACAAGGCCACAGTTTCTTCCCTTGTGGAAGAACTGATTCACGAGAACTTCGTGCGTGAAATCGGGACAGGCAAATCGTCGGGCGGGAGACGCCCTGTCCTCTTGCTTTTTAACGGAGACGCCGGATCAGTCATCGGAGTGGACCTCGGCGTCCACTACATCTCGATTCTCCTGACCAATTTGAACTGTGAAGTTCTCTGGAGCAAAGAAACAGCGATTTCCCCTGAACTGACGCCCGACGAGATCATTGACACCCTCGTTTCCCTCATTCAGCAAGCCGTCCAGCTGGCACCGCAGACGAGACACGGAATTCTCGGCATCGGAGTCGGCGTTCCGGGTATCGTCGATTACAAAAACGGCTCGGTCCTCCTTGCCCCGAACTTAAACTGGAGAAGGACGCCGCTGAAGCGCATTTTAGAAGAGCACACCAAACTGCCGGTCTACCTCGATAACGAGGCCAACATGGCGGCCCTCGGCGAAAAAATGTTCGGAGCCGGCAACGGATACGACCACATGGCGTACATTAGCTCCGGGATCGGCATCGGGGTCGGACTCATACTGAACGACGAACTGTACCGCGGAGCCGTCGGCTACGCCGGCGAGATGGGGCACATGACCATTGAGCGCAACGGCTTAAAGTGCCCGTGCGGCAACCGCGGCTGTTGGGAAATGTACGCATCAGAGAAAGCCTTTTACATGCGAATGAAAGAAGACTACCGCTTGTCCGATGTGAGCCGCACCTCTTTCTACGACTACGTCAACGAGGCCAACCGGGGGAACGATCGCGTCATTGCCAACTTAAACGAGACCGGCGAATACCTCGGCATCGGGGTGGCGAACATCGTCAACACGTTTAACCCGAACCTGGTCGTCATCGGGAACACACTGGCCGCCGGCGGCAAGTGGATTTTCAACCCGATTGAGAAAACCTTGGCCACACGGGCCCTTCATTTTTCAACGGAACATGTGAAAGTCGTCCGATCCCAGCTCGGGGACCGTGCCTGTGCGATCGGGTCCGTCTCCAGCATATTACAAAATTTGTTCGCCGTGTCCGACAGACCTTCTCCTTTGCCTTAA
- the xylA gene encoding xylose isomerase yields MSYFKNISKVQYEGPESDNPLAFKHYNPKEVVGGKTMEEHLRFSVAYWHTFTADGTDPFGAPSMVRPWDEYTGMDLARARVDAAFELFDKLGVPFFCFHDRDIAPEGDTLKETNQNLDEIVSRIQDYMKTSNVKLLWNTANMFKHPRYVHGAATTCNADVFAYAAAQVKKGLEVAKELGAQNYVFWGGREGYQTLLNTDMQLELDNLARFYHMAVEYANEIGFDGQFLIEPKPKEPTKHQYDFDAATAIAFLQKYDLQDHFKLNIEANHATLAGHTFQHELRVARINGMLGSVDANQGDLLLGWDTDEFPTDLYATTLAMYEILKNGGLGSGGLNFDAKPRRESFETDDLLYIHIVGMDSFAKGLKAAHKLIEDRVLEDFIEKRYRSFREGIGLEITSGKADFHTLEAYALQNDSIRNESGRQEMLKGMVNRYIMRVD; encoded by the coding sequence ATGTCTTATTTCAAGAACATATCGAAAGTTCAGTATGAAGGACCGGAGTCAGACAATCCGCTTGCGTTTAAACACTACAATCCGAAAGAAGTCGTTGGCGGAAAGACGATGGAAGAGCATTTACGCTTTTCTGTCGCTTACTGGCATACCTTCACCGCTGACGGGACTGACCCGTTTGGCGCCCCGTCCATGGTGAGACCGTGGGATGAGTACACGGGGATGGACTTGGCGCGGGCACGTGTCGACGCCGCGTTCGAGCTGTTTGACAAGTTGGGCGTCCCCTTCTTTTGTTTCCACGACCGCGATATTGCGCCGGAAGGGGATACGCTTAAAGAGACAAATCAAAATTTAGATGAGATTGTCTCGCGCATTCAGGATTACATGAAAACGAGCAACGTCAAACTGCTGTGGAATACGGCGAACATGTTCAAACACCCGCGCTATGTTCACGGAGCGGCTACGACGTGCAACGCTGACGTCTTCGCGTACGCTGCCGCTCAGGTGAAAAAAGGACTGGAAGTGGCCAAGGAGCTGGGGGCCCAAAACTACGTCTTCTGGGGCGGCCGCGAAGGGTACCAGACACTGCTCAACACCGACATGCAATTGGAACTGGACAATTTGGCCCGCTTTTACCACATGGCTGTCGAGTACGCTAACGAAATCGGCTTTGACGGACAGTTTCTCATTGAGCCCAAGCCGAAAGAGCCGACAAAGCACCAGTACGATTTTGATGCGGCGACGGCCATCGCCTTTTTGCAAAAGTACGACTTGCAGGATCACTTTAAGTTGAACATTGAGGCGAACCACGCGACGTTGGCCGGACATACATTCCAACACGAGCTGCGCGTAGCCCGCATCAACGGCATGCTGGGGTCGGTGGACGCCAACCAGGGCGATCTGTTGCTCGGATGGGATACAGACGAATTCCCCACCGATCTGTACGCCACGACATTGGCGATGTACGAAATCTTGAAAAACGGTGGCTTGGGGTCAGGCGGCCTCAACTTTGACGCCAAGCCGAGGCGGGAATCCTTTGAAACTGACGATTTGCTCTACATTCACATCGTCGGCATGGACAGTTTTGCCAAGGGGTTGAAAGCGGCCCACAAACTGATTGAAGACCGTGTGTTGGAAGACTTTATCGAGAAACGCTACCGCAGTTTCAGAGAAGGGATCGGGCTGGAGATCACGTCGGGGAAAGCAGATTTCCATACGTTGGAAGCGTACGCGCTCCAAAATGACTCCATTCGGAATGAATCCGGTCGGCAAGAGATGCTGAAAGGGATGGTGAATCGGTACATCATGCGTGTCGATTAG
- the xylF gene encoding D-xylose ABC transporter substrate-binding protein — translation MKGFQAITWAVLVVTMLFLASGCSSPDSTAEESGGGEKVKIGLSLDTLKEERWQKDRDIFTAKAEELGAEVLVQSADGDDATQLSQAENLITQGVDVLVVVPHNASTAAAIVESAHEADVPVLAYDRLILDSEVDLYISFDNEKVGEMQADYIRQLVPEGNYVLIGGAPTDNNAKLLRQGQMNVLQPLVDSGDIEIVHDEWAEDWLPEEALKIMENALTANDNNVDAVVASNDATAGGAIEALAAQKLSGEVPVSGQDADLAAVQRVVEGTQAMTVYKPLHELAQRAAEIAVQLAQGEDIETDDAIHNGLVDVPAVLLEPISVDKENMVETVIEDGFYEFDEVYKNVPESERPNVE, via the coding sequence TTGAAAGGATTTCAAGCGATTACATGGGCGGTGCTGGTTGTGACCATGCTGTTTCTCGCTTCTGGCTGCTCTTCGCCTGACAGTACGGCAGAGGAGTCAGGAGGGGGAGAAAAGGTCAAGATCGGTCTCTCGCTGGACACTCTTAAAGAAGAAAGGTGGCAGAAAGACCGAGACATCTTTACCGCTAAGGCGGAAGAGTTAGGAGCTGAGGTGCTCGTTCAGTCGGCCGACGGCGATGACGCGACCCAGTTGTCACAAGCTGAAAACCTTATCACACAAGGGGTGGATGTACTCGTGGTCGTCCCGCACAATGCCAGCACGGCTGCAGCGATTGTCGAATCCGCCCACGAGGCAGACGTCCCGGTTCTCGCCTATGACCGTCTGATCTTAGATTCAGAAGTTGACCTTTACATTTCATTCGACAACGAGAAAGTGGGAGAAATGCAGGCCGACTACATCCGTCAACTGGTGCCCGAAGGCAACTATGTTCTGATCGGCGGAGCGCCGACAGACAACAATGCCAAGTTGTTGCGTCAAGGACAGATGAATGTGCTGCAACCTTTAGTCGACAGCGGTGACATCGAAATCGTACATGACGAATGGGCAGAAGACTGGCTGCCGGAGGAAGCGTTAAAAATCATGGAGAATGCTCTGACGGCGAATGACAACAACGTGGACGCGGTCGTGGCTTCCAATGACGCGACAGCAGGAGGGGCGATCGAGGCGTTAGCAGCTCAAAAACTGAGCGGGGAAGTTCCCGTTTCGGGTCAAGATGCCGATCTGGCCGCAGTTCAACGTGTCGTTGAAGGAACGCAAGCGATGACCGTGTACAAGCCGCTGCACGAATTAGCCCAAAGAGCGGCCGAAATCGCCGTTCAATTAGCCCAGGGAGAGGACATCGAAACTGATGACGCCATTCACAATGGCCTCGTAGACGTTCCGGCCGTACTGCTCGAACCGATTTCCGTTGACAAAGAAAATATGGTGGAAACCGTCATCGAAGACGGATTCTACGAATTCGATGAAGTCTACAAGAATGTCCCTGAATCAGAACGGCCTAATGTGGAGTGA
- a CDS encoding xylose ABC transporter ATP-binding protein — MSDVMLEMKNISKAFPGVKALDQVSFKVKKGEIHALCGENGAGKSTLMKVLSGLYPYGTYSGDILIKGEKKRFDNIRDAEKAGIAIIYQELALVQKMTVGENIFLGVEPKKNGLIDWNRLYYETSRWLRQVGLNVDPTAVVEQLGVGQQQLVEIAKALSKKADILILDEPTAALTDEEVERLLAILDNLRKDGVSCIYISHKLNEVFRIADTITVLRDGQSVSTTPVSDIDEDTVISLMVGRELTEQFPSVRHTVQEDVLIVDDLTVYDPENPTKEVVKGVSFTARKGEILGIAGLMGAGRTELAMALFGAYPGKWTGSLTLDGRKITVQHPYDAIRHGMALVSEDRKRFGLVLDMDVKANITLASLERVSRRHVLNEQEIVKYSQSYVDDLRIKTPSLETKLSQLSGGNQQKVVLGKWLMTQPKVLILDEPTRGIDVGAKYEIYNLMHRLVDDGVTVVMISSELPEILGMSDRILVMHEGRIVQEFTKDDASQEKVMMAATGRV; from the coding sequence ATGTCGGATGTCATGCTCGAGATGAAAAATATTTCGAAGGCATTTCCAGGCGTTAAAGCGTTGGATCAAGTGAGCTTTAAAGTAAAAAAGGGCGAAATCCATGCCCTTTGTGGTGAAAATGGCGCCGGCAAGTCCACTTTGATGAAAGTGTTGAGTGGACTGTACCCGTACGGAACATACAGCGGTGACATTCTCATAAAAGGTGAAAAAAAGCGGTTTGACAACATACGAGATGCGGAGAAGGCTGGTATCGCCATCATTTACCAGGAGTTGGCGCTCGTTCAGAAGATGACGGTCGGAGAAAACATCTTTCTCGGTGTCGAACCGAAGAAAAACGGACTCATCGATTGGAACAGACTGTACTATGAAACGTCCCGCTGGCTCAGGCAGGTCGGCTTAAACGTTGACCCGACGGCGGTTGTTGAACAGCTGGGCGTCGGACAGCAGCAGTTGGTGGAGATTGCCAAGGCCCTGTCGAAAAAGGCAGATATCCTCATCTTAGACGAACCGACAGCCGCTTTGACAGATGAAGAAGTTGAGCGCTTGCTCGCCATTCTGGACAACTTGCGCAAAGACGGCGTTTCCTGCATCTACATTTCACATAAGTTGAATGAAGTCTTTCGCATAGCGGACACGATTACCGTATTGCGTGACGGTCAATCCGTCTCGACGACACCTGTATCAGATATCGACGAAGACACTGTGATATCCCTTATGGTTGGGCGGGAACTGACAGAACAGTTTCCGTCCGTCAGACATACCGTTCAGGAAGACGTCTTAATCGTCGACGACCTCACTGTGTATGATCCGGAAAATCCGACGAAAGAAGTTGTAAAAGGGGTCTCTTTTACTGCCCGCAAGGGTGAAATATTGGGGATTGCCGGTTTAATGGGGGCAGGGCGCACGGAATTGGCCATGGCACTGTTTGGAGCTTATCCCGGCAAGTGGACAGGCTCGCTCACCCTGGACGGGCGGAAGATAACAGTTCAGCACCCTTATGACGCCATCCGTCACGGGATGGCCCTCGTGTCGGAAGACAGAAAGCGTTTTGGGCTCGTTTTGGATATGGACGTGAAGGCGAACATCACGTTGGCCAGTCTGGAGCGCGTGTCCAGACGGCACGTTTTGAATGAACAGGAGATCGTCAAATACAGCCAGTCATATGTGGACGACTTACGCATTAAAACCCCGTCACTAGAGACAAAACTCAGTCAGTTAAGCGGCGGAAACCAACAAAAAGTCGTACTGGGAAAGTGGTTGATGACACAACCGAAAGTGTTAATCTTAGACGAACCGACGAGGGGGATCGACGTCGGAGCCAAATATGAAATTTACAACTTGATGCACCGCCTCGTCGACGACGGGGTAACGGTCGTGATGATTTCTTCCGAACTTCCCGAGATACTCGGGATGAGCGACAGAATCCTCGTCATGCACGAGGGGAGGATCGTCCAGGAGTTCACAAAGGATGACGCCAGTCAGGAAAAGGTCATGATGGCTGCGACAGGGAGGGTATGA
- a CDS encoding ABC transporter permease subunit, whose protein sequence is MKAETQDVSAKTHKLSFVKWDVRAYALIIALAAIWAIFTILTDGAFLSDRNLSNLFRQMSVISVLAIGMVLVIVAAHIDLSVGSVAGLTGGVAAALHVWLGFNTAISIGAALLLGILIGLWQGWWVAYRMVPAFIVTLGGMLAFRGMLLAISQGQTIAPLSDSFKSIAQSYIPVSVGWG, encoded by the coding sequence GTGAAAGCAGAAACTCAAGATGTCTCGGCCAAAACGCATAAACTGTCGTTTGTAAAATGGGATGTGCGGGCGTACGCGCTCATCATAGCCTTGGCCGCGATTTGGGCAATTTTTACGATTTTGACTGATGGCGCATTTCTTTCTGATCGGAATTTATCCAACCTTTTCAGACAAATGTCCGTCATTTCTGTTCTCGCGATCGGGATGGTGCTCGTCATCGTGGCGGCCCACATCGATTTGTCAGTGGGATCGGTTGCCGGTCTGACGGGCGGTGTTGCGGCTGCATTGCACGTCTGGTTAGGGTTCAATACCGCAATCAGTATTGGAGCGGCCCTTCTGTTAGGCATCTTGATAGGACTGTGGCAAGGGTGGTGGGTGGCCTACAGAATGGTTCCCGCCTTTATTGTCACACTGGGCGGGATGTTGGCGTTCAGGGGAATGCTTTTGGCCATATCCCAGGGACAAACGATCGCCCCGCTCTCGGATTCGTTTAAAAGCATTGCGCAATCTTACATTCCGGTGTCCGTCGGGTGGGGTTAG
- a CDS encoding sugar ABC transporter permease yields MGLGGLVVVCTAYVFFRRRKSRMSYGFDTPPVAADLVKVAVISLLTLFFVFLMNAYKGIPTPIILVLLLGIVFTFIAQNTSFGRQIYAIGGNMDAARLSGINIKRKVLMVFVLNGFMAAVAGVLLTARVNAASPAAGEMYELDAIAAAVIGGTSLMGGTGTIVGAVIGALVMASIDNGMSMLNADVYWQYIVKGLILIVAVWIDVVSKRKKA; encoded by the coding sequence GTGGGGTTAGGGGGACTGGTCGTCGTTTGTACGGCGTACGTCTTTTTCAGAAGGCGAAAATCGAGAATGTCGTACGGCTTTGATACACCTCCAGTGGCAGCGGATCTCGTCAAAGTCGCCGTGATCAGTTTGCTCACTCTGTTCTTTGTCTTTTTGATGAATGCTTACAAAGGGATTCCCACTCCGATTATTCTAGTGCTGTTACTGGGCATTGTCTTTACATTTATCGCGCAAAATACGTCCTTTGGACGTCAAATATACGCTATCGGCGGAAATATGGATGCGGCCCGGTTGTCCGGGATCAACATTAAGCGCAAAGTTTTAATGGTGTTTGTCCTAAACGGGTTTATGGCCGCCGTCGCCGGCGTGTTGCTGACAGCGCGAGTGAATGCCGCTTCGCCTGCGGCGGGAGAGATGTATGAACTGGATGCCATTGCGGCGGCCGTGATCGGCGGGACGAGTCTGATGGGAGGGACGGGAACGATCGTCGGCGCCGTTATCGGGGCCCTTGTCATGGCGAGCATTGACAACGGCATGAGCATGTTGAACGCGGATGTGTACTGGCAGTACATCGTAAAGGGTCTCATCCTGATTGTAGCCGTTTGGATCGATGTCGTGTCCAAAAGGAAAAAGGCGTAG